The DNA segment ACACATACCCCCCTTTGACCATTGGACATGCATCAGTATTGCTCCCAACCACCTTCCCGCCTAAACCGTGCTTTGACACTTCTCCCTTCCACAGCCTTGGATGGCCCTTGGTCTGTCCCCCCAGGGTCAGCCACTCTGGGGACACTATATCCCCATTCAAATGCTTCTCAGTAGGACCCTTGCCCTGAGGTAGAtacgtgtgtgtgcacacacgtgcacacttCATACCCACTGCTCTCACTCACCCCTTTCCAAGTCAGTGCTGTTTAATGCAACTCCCACTGAGCACCTCCTAAGTGCTGCCCTGGGGGCCAGAGAGGCCCGTCCATCACATGGGGAAGACAGGCCTGCACACCAGTACCACTGCAGACTGTGTCCTGCACAGAGTGCCCCCCACCAGGAGATGAGCCTCACGGGGCTGTCTACCCCTGGGGGTCTTACTGCATGGCCCCCACCTCATCCTAAGCAGGGCTTGGGAAGCATGAGAGGAAGAGCACCAGGGAGCTGCAACAGCTCTCCCTTTGCGTGACAGTGTTGTCACTGTTAATTATGTGAGGATTATAAAGATCAAATCTCAGTGAACAGTTCACATACAAGCAAAGTGACAGATGATGgaccttcttttttttattattattatcttttacaATTTTGTATTGTTTCAAATATAATAGCACAGCAGTTCAAccgttactcatattattaagtcctcaccccctctagtgcggtcaCTGTCAAGTGATTGTCCTTCTTGGCCATCCCCTCAATCCCAGACTGCTCCCCAGAGGTCACATTTGTAACAGTTTGGGGCACTTTCCATGCATTCACATCCCTATGTACATAAGGACCATAAGGACCAAGGATATATATTTTGAGGGGATTTATGTAAGATACTCACTACCTATTGTTTGGTTTTCACTCCCTAACAACCTGTCTTAGAGATCTTTCCATGTCAGTCCATTGTTTTTAACAACTGTAGAGTCCGGAGGGCCAGCTTTTGTTCAGTTAGTTCTTTActaatttaggttgtttccaatttttccatCATTACAAACCATACACTCCACTCTTAATCTAATCACTCAACTACCTGCTTTCTATTAATTCAAGTCTACTGCTACAGACACTCCAGAAGAACAGAACTAATGAAAATCAAACTCTAAACCCCTCACAGCCTAACACCTGTGTACAAAGTACTGAGCCCTTCTGCAACACCATAAAATTCACAGAGGGCTCTAAAGGTCATTTGGAAGCAAACCCATTCCGTGATTGAGTCTCCTCAGTAGTGCCCTGTGCTAGAAGTGCTGGGCAACAGAGGTGCCGTCCTGAACACCTTCAGAGATGGAGCGCTCCCAACCTTCACCAGGCACCTCCGTTTATCTGCAAGAGCTCTGACGGCAGAGCAGGGGTTCAAGGACGCCAGGATGAGCCGAGCATTTGTCTACTTTGTCTCTCCTCCACTCCAAGGCTGATGCTGGAGTTTGACCTACTGATCTTCAGCTTCGGACAGCTGCCCCTGGCGCTGGTGACCTGGGTCCCCATGTTCCTGTCCACTCTGCTGGCGCCCTACCAGGCCCTGCGGCTGTGGGCGAGGCCCCGAGCCTCAGCGGCCTGGATGCTCGGGGTGGGCCTTGGCTGCGCGCTGCTGGCTGCCCACACTGCTGTGCTCGGCCTCCTCCCGTTGCACGTAGCTGTGGAGTATCAGCTCCCGCCAGCGTCGCGCTGCATCCTGGTCTTTGAGCAGGTGAGGGCCGGGGCAAGGGTGCCGCGCAGCGGCGAGCCTCACCAAGGGTCCGGAGCCCTACGACAGAGGGCACCTAATCCGTCCGCATTAGCGGGGCGGAACTGGGGGAGGATCCTAGGAAATGTTGACGAAACGGACGTCCTTAGGCAAATATAATCACACTCCTTACAGGGGATCAGGGGTTGGTTGGCTGGGGCCTCTGACCTTTCCTGTACTCCTTTACCCTCAATGCATTCCAGCAACCCTCTGTGTTAGGCTATAAAATTATCCGACAAAAAGAATATGGGCTATGACCATACACATTAACAATCTGCCTGTCTCCCTCAGGTAAACaagagcacagagaggttaagtgatttgttcAAAGCCACACAGCAACTTAACCTCCCTTCTACTCCATCTCAGGTCAGGCTCCTGATGAAAAGCTACTCCTTCCTGAGAGAGTCTGTGACTGGGACCCTTTGTGCCACAGGAGGTGAGGCTTTCAGTTGGCCCTGCAGTGAACTCAGTCCTCCTGGCTGGTTGAATGCAGCCAGCAATTGCAGGATCCTCATAAAAGTGTCCTAAGCCCATCTTGCCCCCAGGGCAGAGCTCTGACCCCCACCTGGACTTTGTGGGCCTTAGTACTCATCTTCAGGTCCCATCTCTGAGAGACAGCACCTCTGTTGCCTAGGACTTCTGGCACTTTCCCATTTCCAGGCCTACCCTGCAAACACCCAGAGTATGAGAGCCTTATATTAGCAAGtcaaagaagaaggaaagaatgggTGGTGGGATTTGTGGGTGCCAGGTGAGGCTCTGGCCACAGCAGGCCCTGCACCAGAAAATCGGGTACCTGGAATGGAAGCTAAAGAGGGCTGCCAGAGAGCAGGTGCAGCTCCTTCCTGGTTTCACCTCCCCCACACCACCTCCACAGGCATCCCCACTGCCTCAGTCCTAACCAGCTCTCCTCCCATCAGCCCCACACCCTCCCCCAGCATTCCCACTCACCTCTGCCCTCTCTCACTTGCCTTCTCACTCCTCCCCAGGTGAGTGCATCCGGGCTCCCAGCTTCTTCAGCTACCTCTATTTCCTCTTCTGCCCCACACTCATCTATAGGGAGACTTACCCCAGGTAagccccctcctctcccccaaAGGCCCGGGCCCTTCAGGGACCTCACCCTACATCGTTCCTCTCCCCTCGTCCTTTGGCCTCACCCCAGACATTGGCCACTTTCTCAGGAAGCATCCCATAGTAAACATGGGAAACAAGTGGCAGGTAGACTACCCCTTGTTCTTGACCAGCTTATAGCTAACTCAAGGGTGACCATCTGTCCTCGTTTGCCCAGGACTGTCCCAGTTTTAGCACTGAAAATCCTACGTCCTGGGAAACCTCTCAGTCTGGTGCAGACtatggatggttggtcaccttATTGACATTCAAGCGAAAAATACCATCTCTGTTCTGGAAGATTCACAGTGTTCTAGACCTCCAGGTCCCCAGATAATCCTCCCAGGCCTGAGCAATTGAGGGAAATTCGGAGAGAGGGCCCCGGAACCTGTGCCCCAGTGAGCAGGGAGCAAGATAAAAGGATGAGAAAACTATTATCCTGTTGCTGCTGCAGGACACCCAACGTCAGGTGGAATTATGTGGCCAAGAACTTTGCCCAGGTCAGAAGATGGGACAGAAGGGTGGCTTGTGACTCATGGTGGCTAAGGGAGCATTTCTGGGAGTAAGCTGGGGGACACTTGGGGAGGAGGTCAGAGGCTGGGGCTAAAGGAAGAGGAGCCAGGAGCTGATCGGGAGTCCAATTCCAGTGATCCCTCTTGAAGTTGTGTGTCCCTGactccctccccaggccctcgGCTGCGTACTGTATGCCTGTTTCATCCTGGGTCGCCTTTGTGTTCCTGTATTTGCCAACATGAGCCAGGAGCCCTTCAGCACCCGGGCCCTGATGCTCTCCATCATGCATGCCACGCTGCCAGGTATGCCCACCAAAGACAGGGTGGGAGAAGGCTGCAGCCTGGAGGAGGCTTAGCAGGGGattcctccctcccctcattCTTTACCTTCAGTCAGTTGCAACACCTTGTCTCTGTGGATCATCCCTAACACCTGTCTCATCACTCATACTCAAGTTCCCAGTTCAGATTGCCATCCAACACCCCCTCTCCACATTAGCCTCCTAGCCTGTCTCCTCCCCACCCAAatctttcctctcccttctgccCCTGATATTGCTGCCTGGACAGACAGAATAATCATTCACTACCCTGTTTCAAGAACTCCAGTGACTCCCCATTGCTGGCATTGCCAAATAAGATTCACACCCTTGGGCTGGCATCAAGGTCCCTTCCTGGGCAGCCTCACCTGTCTTCTCATCCCACAAGCTCAGCCATTCCTTGAAAGACATGCAGTTCTATGCTTCTAGGCCTTTGCTTATACTGCTCCCTTGGCTTGCAATGGCCTTTCCCCATTTTCCAGCTATGAAATCCAGTTCCTTCGTGGAGGCCTATGGCTAAGATGCCTGCTCTTCTAGAAGACCTTCATTTTTTAGCCATCAGTCACCACGACCCACCCCTTGCTCTGCACACCCAAGCGCATTAGTGGCCACCATGCTTAGCTCCCAATACATTGGCGTGGTTGGATatgtctccatctctgtctctgcctctgttgctatcttctctctttctctcccctacCACTCTGTGAACACTCAAACACTAGGGGCTTTAAGATTCATCTCTGTATCCCCAACATCTGTCATGGAGTTCATGTGCAATTATGAATTGATGAATGCATGAATTAGTGAATTGCTGATAAATGATAGGTAGAGTTGGGGCCCTGGTTGCCAGGACTCCTCAGAGCCTCCTGGGGCTCCAGGTGGGCCAGTCTGGCCTGCAATCCCTCGTCCCCTCTCTCCAGGCATCTTCCTGCTGCTGCTTATCTTCTTCGCCTTCCTCCACTGCTGGCTCAATGCCTTCGCAGAGATGCTGCGATTTGGAGACAGGATGTTTTACCGGGTAGGGCCTGGACCTGAGCCATTGGGAAGCTGGATACAAGAAGGGATCTGGGGATGCTGTGGCTATGTTGTGCTGTCAATCTTTCACATTGAAAAAGGCACTCCTCTGGCTGTGGTTACAATGTCCCCTTCCACCCCATGACCAGCCAGGACTAACTGCTTTTGTATGAGTAGTACTTTGGAATCTTCTCCCAGAGAGGGAGCAGAAGGGCAGTCAGGGACCTAGGTCCTGAAGAGAGGGCTTGCTGTTTCTCTTCTGCCTGCAGCCAGCCCTTGTGGGAGAACATTGGGACAAGTTGTCAGGGGCAGGGATGAGAAACTGGAGCCTGGGAAGAGACAGGGCCCTGATGCTCACCTCCTACCCCCAACCTTGTCTCTACCCTGCCCTAGGACTGGTGGAACTCGACATCCTTCTCCAACTACTACCGCACCTGGAACGTGGTGGTCCATGACTGGCTGTATAGCTATGTATATCAGGATGGAATGTGGGTATGGACTCGGCAGAACCCCTAGGCTCCCCAGCTAATAGAGCCTCTCTGGGacactctccttccctccctctgcaccaTCCACCTTGCCAGACCTAAGGGCTCCCTTGACTGCCCCCATTCTACCCAACCCAATGGGGAGAATCCTTCTTATGATCTAACTTCCTTTCCTTACTCCATGCCCTCCAGAGGGCAATTCTCCCCTCCCTAGCCTTCTAAAGAATATGCATATAGCAATTTCAGTTACCAAGAATTTTCAGACACATGATATGTGCAGTAACCCTGAGAAGTAAGTATTATTATATCCCGTTTTAAAAATTGCATCTACGGCCCAATGGGCTAATAAAATGCTCTTAAATAAGATATGTCAGCCCTTCCCAAATCCCATATCTTTCCATTATGCTGCACACCCTCCTGGCTTCCTTCATGAGGGGCCTTCTGTGGAGGAGTCTTAGGGAGACTTACTCCACCCTCTTCTCCCGGCCTCTGCCAGCTCCTGGGTGGCCGGGCCCGAGGGGCAGCCATGCTGAGCGTGTTCTTGGTCTCTGCAATGGTCCATGAGTACATTTTCTGCTTTGTTCTGGGATTCCTCTACCCCGTCATGCTGATACTCTTCTTCGTCATTGGAGGTGAGCTTGGCCTCTGTGAGCCATTGGAGGGGGAACTGGTCAGAGGAAAGACTCCTGCTCCCAGAGACTCCAAACTGATGGAGAAGGTCACACACACCAAACAGAAGGGGATGTGCATGACTTCTGGGGCGAGGCACGAGAATTGTGACAGTGGGGATGTGAAGGGACTTGGGAGCAGAGAGTGAGGCAGCATCAAGGGACAGCAGGTGGGTATTCTGAGGGATGTGGGAGAAGATTTCTGGGTGAAGAGGAGCATCTGAGCAGGGCACACATAGAGGAAGACAAAAGTGAAAAAACTGGCACGAGGTTGGGAGGTTTCATATGTGATCAGGATACTGAAGTACAAACTAAAAAATCCTGGTTTTACATGAGCCACTTGAACCCTCCATGGGTTTCTGGAGTTGAGTTCAAGATCTTCCCCGATGATCTTCCCAGTGTCCTAGGATGGAGGGCAGCCAGGGAGATAAAACACAGGTATTTGGAACTGGAGTGACTACCTTTCTTTCTGCCTCAGGGCTGCTGAACTTCATGATGCATGACCGGCACACGGGCCCAGTATGGAACGTGCTAATGTGGACCCTGCTCTTTCTGGGCCAGGGCATCCAAGTCAGCCTGTACTGCCAGGAGTGGTATGCACGGCAGCACTGCCCCCTACCCCAGGTAAGACCACAATCCTCACTCAGCTCCCCATCTAGGAGGACACACCTCCCCTTCCCAATAGCCAGTCCCTTGTTGTCCAATTCAACAGCCACAATCAGGGGCCAGGGCCTGTTTCAGGTGATGGGCTCCCATATCTTGGATGTGCAGGGTGGGCAACAGGAGGGAGCTCATTCACAACTCACCCTTCTCTGGCACAGACAACCTTCTGGAGCTTGGTGACACCTCAGTCTTGGTCCTGCCATAGCTAGAGGTcaggaaccctcactgcccagaTGACACCACCAAGTTCTTCTCTGCCTGCAAAGCCTGGAACCAGGGCTCCTCCCTCTGCACTCCCAGACCTAGCTCTGAGTCAAGGGGGCCTGGCATGCATGACCCCACTGGGTAACTCCAGGGAACAAGTGTCTGTACCTGTGGACAGCTGAGCACAGACTCAGAATGGTGGTGGCTCTTGAACCCCAGCCCCCTGGACTGGCACAGGGCCCTCTCCCATCCCATGACTGGCCAGACTTGAGGAAGGAGACTTAAAGGACCTTACAGATTTGGTAAATGTTGGGTTATTTTGAGAAACTGGGGCCACCAAGGTCTGAGAAGGGTTTGATTCTTTGTACTCCATCCAATacaataataaattatttgtgtCTCTTTTGGTTCAGTTATATGTTTATTCGTTCATTCACTATTTGTTGAAGACCCACTTTTGACAAGCCCAGTTGAAGAGTTGTGTCTGCAGAGGCAAGACTCTGTGGTGAGAGGGGCTGAGGCTCTTGGGTGCATCTTGCCTTACTTTGTCCTACCTATCTATCCTACCTTAGCATCCCCCTCTCCCCAAAACCCAGCCTCACTCCCCATTCCACCTCTACTCCTTCTTCAGCTCACATTTGCACACTCTTTTAATCCTTCTACTCCCGACAACCTGTAGCACATTTTGGGAGAGCACATGGCAGCCTCCTTTCCCTTAGCAGACCCAGGAGAGAATCTCCTAAATAGACCTTAGGCAGATATTTTAATTTCATGAGCCACAGTTTCCACAGCTATAAagttttttattcctttaaaaatgtcttcttccattgtttcatttttaacctatttgtgtctttatattttttaaatgtttcttgcaATCAGAATTAGGTCTTATGTTTTCTAATACCACATGATATTACTTGCCTTTTAATTGGgatatttagaccatttacatttaatatgctTGTTGATATGGTTTAAATCTACCATCTTTctactgttttcattttgtcCCGTCTGTTCTTTGTTCGTTTTCCTCTCTTTTAATGTCTTTATTTGAATTAATTGTGATTCCACAAGTGGAATGAATGGCACATTTGATTTCATTTCTTATATCTTATTGTATGTTCTTTAGTCATtctgtgttttgttgttttgagcAAGTTGGTATTCATTCCATATCCCctattttcttgttattttggaaattttaCTGTTTTTCCATCCCCTTAATAGTTAGTTACCTTCCTTCCTTGCactgataaataaatatatatatttctttaccattatttgaaaatataccaATTATTTATTCCATTAAGATGTTTTATTTCCTGCCACTTCCACTCCAATAAGAGAGACCTTTAGAATCTTTTACTTACCTCTCTCACTCTGCTTTCAATTCCTAGGTTTGGCTGAGTTAGTATAGTACTTATGGCTCAAGATATAATTAGATGTCTATCAATCTCCATGAACATTTAACAGTATGATATATGGCCAGTTTTCTTGCTCACCAtttgttctttctcctcttcatcttcctctgcgttctcttctctgttctttaaaaCACTTTTCTTAGTTATTTTGCTTAGGTGAGATATGGAATTGATACACTCTCTGAACCCTTTATCTCCAAATATCTTTCTTTTGCACTGACAGGTGACTGCTTTCTCAGTGACATATGAGATTCCTGGATAGTCATCCTTTTCTCTCAGTATCCCCACTTTTAGCTTCCAGTACTGCAGATGATCCTGTGCCATTctgattcttttctctttgtggataatttcctctttctttctaggagcttgaaaatgtttttctttaatctttgaaTTCAGGAGCTTCGTGCTTTGATGTATGTCttctctttttgtattttcctgTGCCCTTTCAGTCTGCAAACCAACCTTTCTTCAGGCTGGCAAAACAttcttatgtttttaaattattgcctCTCCATctatgctttttctttcttttggaactAATATATTTGAATGTTAGGACTACCGGGTCTATTGTCCAAGTCTCATATTATCCTCATTATTTCCATCTTTTCATATTATGTGCTctgtgctttaaaatattttttccatttgttctaCCAAGTCACCAATTTGAGTCTCAACCAGACTTCTCTCTTTCAATACATATACTgattttttccttgaaaataatattttttagttccagaaaatattttttttgttacaCTACTTGTATCCCTGGAGtctaatattttcttaaattgtcATGTACCTCTTCAGTGGTTCCTGTGTTGTCTGGTATGCAGGAAAACCAACTGTAATGACCTCATCCCTGTAGGGCCATAGCCTGCTGagtcatgctttttcagcatcccttGGCGCTGATCTCTGCTCAGGGGCTCTCCAAAGCTGGTCTCCAGGCTCCTTCATATTGCTAATGAGGAAGCGCCTCACCAGGTCTCCACACCAGGCCTTCCTCCCCATCTGTTCCTGTTCTCAGACACCAGAGCTCCTGGTTCTCGAGCCCTTAGCCTCTAACTGGGAGTTACACCAGtggctctcctggttctcaggcctttggattcAGAATGAATTACACCCCTGTTTTTCTGGTTCTCCAGCTTGTGGATGGCAGATTGTGAGACCTCTCAGCTCCATAACTGAGTGAGCCAATTACTCTAATTAGCCTcctgtatatatctatatataccaTATTAGTTCAGTtactctggagaaccctgaccaaTACGATGGATATTTGGACTGCTTCCActtttgggctattatgaataatgctgctatgaacatttgtgtataagtTTCTGTgtggatgtattttcatttctcttagatgCATTACTGGGTCATATTGTAACTCTATATTTAACCTCTGAGTTGctgccagactattttccaaagtggctgcaccagttttaaatgtatgagggttccaatttctccacatccttacagACACTTGTtactttgttatttctctttttatattctaGCCATCCTGATGAATATGAAATggtatcttgtggttttgatttgtatttccctgatgactaatgatattgaacattcatgtgtttattggccgtcttctttggagaaatgtctattcagatccctGGGCCCAGCTTTTAATTGGGCTGTTTTTTcattactgagttgtaagagttcttcatCTATTCTACATATaggtcccttatcagatatacaatttgcaaaaaaatgtattcttctgttcagtaggttgtcttttctcattcttaatggtgtcctttgaaatacaaaagttttaaattttgatgagatcaaattttctgtcttttccttgGTTGCTTGTGTTTTGGTATCATGTGTAAAAAGATTTTGCCTAACTCCAGCTCACAAAGATTTACTCCTATTCCATTGTCCTTAGGACATGCTACTCTCTCAGCATCAACATGTAATGGTATGCATCAATATTGCCCATCTAGGAAATTCACTTATGCTTTGGTGTTGAGTTTTTATTGGAGCTTCATTCTACAGGCATACTTAACTGCCCATGTGGTTGAATTCAGTATTCTGCCTCCTCTCCAATTCCTGGTCAAGCTGATATCACATGACCCAAGGAACACACTATGAGTCACCCTTTTAGTTTAAACTTCCAAGTGTGGTCTAAGGGGACTACCATGAGTAACAAAGGCACACTTTTACTTGGGAAATTCCAAAAGTTTAGAGCTTACCTCCCTGGAGTCAGGGACACAGCCCAGGCCTTTCTACAGGCAAAGCCAAATTCTTCACATCTTCTATTCCTACACTGTTgagagtttatttatttatttatttttgttttggtattattaatgtacaattacttgaacattacgGTTACTggacttcccctattatcaagttccccccacataccccattacagtcactgtccatcagcgtaataagatgctatagaatcattacttgtcttctctgtatatactgcctttcccttgtcccccactgctacattatgtgtgctaattgtaatgcccctctttcccccttatccttctcttcccacccatcctccccagtccctttccctttggtaactgttagtccatccttgggttctgtgagtctgctgctgttttggtccctcagtttttttctttgttcttatactccacagatgagtgaaatcatttgatacctgtctttctctgcctggcttattgcactgagcataatactctctagctccatccatgttgcaaatggtaggatttgttttcttcttatggctaagtaatattccattgcgtgtatgtaccacatcttctttttttaatttattttggtatcattaatctacaattacataaggaacaatttgtttactagactccccccatcaccaagtcccccacacataccccattacagtcactgtccattagtgtagtaagatgctgtagaatcactacttgtcttctctgtgttgcacagccctcctcatgatcccccccacattatacatgctaatcatggtgcccctttcttttttactgcccccccttatccctcccttcccacccatcctcctcagtccctttccctttggtacctgttagtccattcttgggttctgtgaatctgctgctgttttgctccttcagtttttttctttgttcttatactccacagatgagtgaaatcacttgatacttgtctttctctgcccggcttatttcactgagcataataccctctagctccatccatgttgttgcaaatggtaggatttattttcttcttatggctgaataatattccattgtgtatatgtaccacaccttctttatccattcatctattgatggacatttaggttggttccatttcttggctattgtaaatagtgctgcaataagcataggggtgcatatgtctttttcaaactgggctcctgcgttcttggggtaaattcctaggagtggaattcccaggtcaaatggtatttctatttttagttttttgaggaaccgtcatactgctttccacaatggttgaactaatttacattcccaccagcagtgtaggagggttcccctttctccacatcctcaccaacatttgttgttgtttgtcttttggatggtggccatcctaactggtgtgaggtgatatctcattgtggttttaatttgtatttctctgatgattagcgatgtggagcatcttttcatgtgactgttggccttctgaatttcttttttggagaagtgtctgttcagttcctctgctgagagtttttatcagcaATTGATATCGGATTTTATATCTTTACTGCATCAATTGAAtgataatgtttttcttttaaagtctgtTAATATGTTGAATTGCACTGattaattttttaacattaaaccaactgtaagataaattctaaccaaaataagcaggcgacgagaggcaacaaagggccaggcactttatttgagtgcaatcctGGGCCATGTTCCCCAGTCTGGCtagtcacaggccagggaaggcaTGCTCAGcggggcaggcagcgagtttttaaagaaggtagggggaggcagagcttagatttacagtggcgcgaggattggctagcctaaggcacgtttttcaggttgggagggggcagcagccggggactttggcacatcatcagtgtctgacaggctcacccctccctccagtgcctccaaccttacaccgACCTTGAACTCCTGGGGTAAATCTCACTTAATCATGATGtataatatttttctatattattaGATTCAATTTGCTATACTTGCTTTAAGAATTTTTGTGTATATGTCAAGATGGATTTTGCTttgtagtttgtttctttttcttgccatgTATTTCTCTAGTTTTCATATCATATTCATATTTGGTACCACATTCTAGGCAGTTAAACATGTCTCAAATGTTAAAGGATTCaaattatatatgttttttgaCTAAAATggtttaaattagaaatcagtaacagaaagatttGGACAGTTCCTAAATGTATGGAATCTAAAGAGTGCCCTTCTTAATAACCCTTGAATTGAAGAATAAatttaaagggaaaatagaaagtattttgaaccaaatgaaaatgaaaatacaacatatcaataTTTATGAGATGAAGCTGAAGTGGTACTTAGTAATTTATAACCCTGAACACCTAtggcagaaaagaagaaaagtctaAAACCAGTGTCCTCAGCCTTCACcttatgaaactggaaaaagaagagtaaattatAGCCAAAAGAATCAGAAGAAAGGACATAGCAAAATTAGAACAGAaatcaattaaatagaaaatgatgaagaaattcagtgaaaccaaagttggttctttgagatcTATAGTAACAAACCTCTAACTAaacaggaaaaagagagagaggacacaagTCATCATATATGAGGAATGAGACAGGTACAGTATTACAGATTCTACAGATGCTAAAAGGATAAGGAAACAAATTTATACCAATAAATCCTACAACTTAGATGaaaatagataatttttttttgaaagacgGAAACTACAAAAGCTCACTTAAGAAGAAATAGCCCccatgggtatgtgggggggacttggtgaaggggggaacctagtaaacataatgtccttcatgtaattgtaattgtagattaatgataccaaaataaaattaataaaaagtaatttaaaaaaataaataaatagaaaataaaacaaaaaatttttaaaaaagcactagGCAATGCCCAATATTTTCTGACTATAAATGCCTGTGTATGAAGAAGAAATAGCCCTGAATAGCCCtcatctattaaataaattgaatatgTAGTTCAAAATCTTCCACAAA comes from the Manis pentadactyla isolate mManPen7 chromosome 10, mManPen7.hap1, whole genome shotgun sequence genome and includes:
- the SOAT2 gene encoding sterol O-acyltransferase 2 isoform X2, yielding MEPRAAQLRKREGLRGEQNPFPREEVSSGSAESPGNTEVPRSPDLVQWTRHMEAVKTQLLAQAQGQLLELLDRAIWEAMQSHPPPGGPPPSTPPDSLSKTWKPSLGKWKVFINRKSLLELMLEFDLLIFSFGQLPLALVTWVPMFLSTLLAPYQALRLWARPRASAAWMLGVGLGCALLAAHTAVLGLLPLHVAVEYQLPPASRCILVFEQVRLLMKSYSFLRESVTGTLCATGGECIRAPSFFSYLYFLFCPTLIYRETYPRTPNVRWNYVAKNFAQALGCVLYACFILGRLCVPVFANMSQEPFSTRALMLSIMHATLPGIFLLLLIFFAFLHCWLNAFAEMLRFGDRMFYRDWWNSTSFSNYYRTWNVVVHDWLYSYVYQDGMWLLGGRARGAAMLSVFLVSAMVHEYIFCFVLGFLYPVMLILFFVIGGLLNFMMHDRHTGPVWNVLMWTLLFLGQGIQVSLYCQEWYARQHCPLPQTTFWSLVTPQSWSCHS
- the SOAT2 gene encoding sterol O-acyltransferase 2 isoform X1, translating into MEPRAAQLRKREGLRGEQNPFPREEVSSGSAESPGNTEVPRSPDLVQWTRHMEAVKTQLLAQAQGQLLELLDRAIWEAMQSHPPPGGPPPSTPPDSLSKTWKPSLGKWKVFINRKSLLDELMEVQHFRTIYHMFIAGLCVFIISTLTIDFIDEGRLMLEFDLLIFSFGQLPLALVTWVPMFLSTLLAPYQALRLWARPRASAAWMLGVGLGCALLAAHTAVLGLLPLHVAVEYQLPPASRCILVFEQVRLLMKSYSFLRESVTGTLCATGGECIRAPSFFSYLYFLFCPTLIYRETYPRTPNVRWNYVAKNFAQALGCVLYACFILGRLCVPVFANMSQEPFSTRALMLSIMHATLPGIFLLLLIFFAFLHCWLNAFAEMLRFGDRMFYRDWWNSTSFSNYYRTWNVVVHDWLYSYVYQDGMWLLGGRARGAAMLSVFLVSAMVHEYIFCFVLGFLYPVMLILFFVIGGLLNFMMHDRHTGPVWNVLMWTLLFLGQGIQVSLYCQEWYARQHCPLPQTTFWSLVTPQSWSCHS